tgatgtggatctatcattgtgcaatactaattaaatttgtatatctatgtgattatgtgtataaaaattggtgatttgtgatgcttttgtatatataacagttgttgaatgctaattaatggtatattatcattattaacgactataactaggggcaactttctgttggttgctaaatgtatagtataatgactcacgattggttgctaaatctatagtataaCAATCcacagttggtcgctaaatatacaatattagcaacggacggtcggtcgctaaaaagatgtcggtcgctaaagcctttagcgacggcacttacatcgaccatccttatgggtcgctaaaagtttttagcgaccaactgtaagtcgctgaaggccgttttagcaaccaaccgtaggtcgctgtaaatgaaccgtcgtgtagtgggcCAAGCTTCAAACCTCATATATAGGCTCAGAGGTCACCTGAACCAATCACACCCATATTCACTTGGGGCGGATCTACCCATCATAGAACCAAACACATCCATGAATCATACGAGCATGAACCTAGGTCTGTTGGACCTTCAAGTCCCAAATTATTGTTGATAAATTAGATATTTTatagattaaattccgaatataaataagAAATAACAGTAAATATACTAGCATGCAATTCCTTAGCAGACTAGTAAGCAATGTGCATAACACATTCATAACACTGAAGTACGAGATTAGAATAGAGGACACGTATTGTTTGGACATATTGAATGAAAGTGCTGAAGCGGAAAGGACGACGATGTCGGCAGTCATCGAGAAGAGCACGAGCAGTTGCGTGAAGACGCTTCTCAAAAACCTTATTCGTCCTCTCCCAATGCGGGATCTCAATGGCGATGGGATCTGAAGACCTATTCTCCCGATTGCATATACACGTCGGCACTCGGGATGAAGAAAATCATGACGACGACGCAACAATAAGCAGAGGCAAAACCTAAATCACGTATGAAAAATGTTTAGCGACGGTTGTTAGGCTGTGTGCAGCGGTTCCTACGGCtgctccccctcccctcccgtaGAGGCAACAGCTAGCCCCTAGGCGCCGCATCGCTGCCCCTACTGTGCCCCCAGGATGCATCACGCGCCgtcctcttctctctcccacTGGATGCAGCGTGCACTCATCTCCTCCCCTTCTACTGTGTTGTGGGTCCGGCTCCAATTATTAGTAGAAgaaaaattgatagttgataaAAAGTAGTATATGGAATGATATTTTATAATTGTAGTGGGGTATAAGGGGAGAAAATAGGGGGGAACCGCTACAGGAGATAAAAAAGTAGGGGATGCAATGTTGATGATGTAAcgcaaaaaagtgatataggggggaaATTTAGAGGGAACCGCTGCAGATAGCCTTAGGCTCAATATATAGGGTCACCTCCACGTCTTACGATCCGATAAGGACTCGCGTCACAATTTGGTAGTGATCTAATAAAGACTTTAAACTTAATAACCGAGtaacaaaaataaaaaaaatagcaAAAGAAAATCACTCTCTCCCAAGGTGAGGGACCAAATTTTTAGACTTTTCACATGCACGTAGAGCGCCCTTGGACCCATGCCCAAGCTCGGGCCGATGAGTGAGCGCGCATGTGGTACTACATTCTCTATGCCTGCACCCATGACATGGTGGGAGAGAAAAACCTCCATATACAAATTAGTCTAACTCCACTTAGGGTGGGCAGGATGGGATATGACGATCTTTATATAATATTGTTTGGTTCGTGATCAGGGGTTGAGACAAGACCTTCATAACGTCATCCTCAGCTGTCCATCATAATTGGATGGATAAGAGAGGATGCCGAAGAACGTGGCTGTTCTGACTATCCTAATTGTCCCGTAACCAAACACACTCTTAAATTAGCAACGTGAGACTATTGGTACCACCATCCTCTTGCTATATCCACCTTTGAAATTTTTTAGGAATTAATTGATTTTCTCTATTGgaggtataggtgtacatttgggccgggcttAATGGGCTGGCACGAAGCACGAAAAAAAGCCCGACCCAAGCCCGGCACGGCACGAAATTATTTCGGGCCGGGCCGGTCCGGCACGATGCATCGGGCCGTGCTTGGGCCGACGCCGAGGCCCACGGGCGGGCACGAGCCCGACCCGTTTAAGCAGACCCGAAATGGCCCGTTaacaggcacgaaaaggcccaaaATAATTTCACGGGACCACGGGACGGCAGCGCCCAGCCACACGCACGCCCGCACTTGTCCTTGTCCACGCACGGGACGACGAAGGCCCATTTATCCGTTTATGTCTTGCAGTGCGCCCAGAAAGTAGAAACCCTAAAATCTCGAGTCCGTCTCTGTCTCTCCGTGTCCGGCAGTCGTCTCTCCCTCCCGGCTCCCAGAGTCCCAGGCAGCCTGCGCGCGACTGAAGGCGGAGCCGCCCCTGCACCTGCACACGACCCGGTGACCGGAGCGGCggagcccagccgcccctgcgcggtGCGCAGCGTGCACCCCTGCCCCCTGCACCTGCACGACTGCACGCGACCGCCGTCCGGAGACCGCCGTCCCTGCGCGGTGCGCGCGACCGGCGTCCGGAGACCGGAGCCGCCCCTACGCGGCTGCGCGAGCGCGACCGGAGCCTGCGCGCGACCGCTGATCGGAGCGGAGCCGCCCTATGCCCTGCGCCCCTGAGCGCGACCGTGTGTATTTCGCGCCTTTACAATTTTCGGGCTGCCCGTTTAAAGCCCGACACGTTTAGCTCAATACGGGCCTGGCCGGCCCGAAATTAAACGTATCGGGCCTTTTCGGGTTTGGGCCGgaccgggcggcccgaatgtacacctataattGAAGGCCACAAAATCCAACAATTGTCAATCTACTATTTTTATTTATCGGTTTGTTTCTTAAACAGAAATTGCTGAAACTTATTGGGCTAAGGCCACAAAATCCAACAATTGTCAATCTACTATTTTTATTTATCCGTTTGTTTGTTAAACAGAAATTGCTGAAACTTGCTTAAGATTTTAGAGCCTGCAATTCTTCATGCTTGAAGCTGCAATTCCACTGCAATTTCATAGCAGAAATGACCGGCAAAAGGAATCTAAGACTGAAGAGGAGAACGGTAGGAATAGGAGTATAATCATATCAAATATGACAGTATTACACGTTATACATTTATTTTCAGCTGTATCGGAAAAGATTTAAATATATATCGATATTCTAAATAATTAACTTTAAAAATACGAATGCAAATAAATATTAGATACGGATCAGCATTCAAGTCCGGAAATTGAGTAGACTCGAATACCATTATTCGTACCATTTAACCTTGCTCAAGGGTCAGCGATGAATGCCGACCAGCAGAACAACTTTGATCTTTAACTTTTAAACTAAAGTATATTCTCCGAATCAGTTAACCGCGTTATGGGAATTTGAAGTTTGCAACTAATAGCAGACTGCTCACCAACCCAAATAAAGGTGGCCGCCCAAATACCTACCGTTTGGCGTTTGCAACCACCGGAATAATGCAGGGCCGCGTCGTCTCTCATCAGTGCTCAAATCAAATGCATACCCAAACAACTAGTACAAGCTAGTACGCCGACGATCTGGCAGGATATTTTCCCTTTGGAATCAATCATTGTTTGCAAGGACGAACTGATTTTTTTTTTCTGATCATAGTTTGCACAAGTGGTCTACCGTTACAAACTGGTTTATTTTTTTTCACAAATATCAAAACGCACACTACATCTACATGAAACCGGAAaacgaaaaaaagaaaaagaaaaacaggaaGAGCAAAACCTCCTCCAAGAGCAACTCTCCCAAGCAAGCACCTACTATACTACTAGTAACTAATAGCTAGAAAACAAGTGGGTCGGTCGGTCGGTGTGTGGGTGGGTCTACTACATGACGGAGCAGGCGTTGGGGTTCTCGTCGCTGAAGGCGGCGGTGTAGCGGACCTCGGTGGAGGAGGCCCTGGCGAGCGGCGCGGCGGTGGGGTCGGCGACGACGTTGCGGACGTAGCCGGCGGGGGCCTTCTTGTCGTAGGCGCCCGGCGCGTAGGGGTGCTGCACCATCTCGTAGGGCACGTAGGGCCAGGGCTCCACCCGCTTGCCTGTCTTGTAGGCGACGCGGCGCATGACCTTGGCGGCGTCCACGTAGCCCGTGACCGTCACCTTGTTCTGCTTGGCCGCCACCTCCACGGAGCTCACGCCCTTCATGCCCTCCACCGCCTTCTTCACCTTGCGCTCGCACCCTTCGCAGTCGATGCGCACCTTCATCTCCACCGTCTGCGGCGAGTCCAGTTCAGCTGTTGGGCTGGCTGGGATAAAGACCCCGAACAGAAACAGAAGAAGATGGTTTATATATACCTGGAACTGCTTCCTCTTCTTGAGATGCCGGCGAGTCCTCGGCAAGGAGCAGAACTCGGAGACGACGTCGACGATGCCCATCGCTCGCAGCAGGCCttctcttcccttcccttcccttcccttcACTTGGACCCCACCCCTTCGTACCGGAATGGAGAAACAAGGAAAGATCTGCTCAGCGCTCTAGTACAACAAAGTGAACTGCGACTCTTTTGAGAGGAGCAGCAGACAGAGAGCTAGCTGGTGGTGGTGCCTTCTTCCCACGCACCCAGACCGATCGATAAATATAGGCATCTTCGGCACCGCCCGCGTCCAGTGCCGCCCCGACACGTGGGTGCGCGAGGCCGCGTCGATCTTTAAAAAAAAATTAGGACGCCTCGCCCCGCGGAGGACTGATCTTTCCCAACTGGTGTGAACGGACGGGGGCCTCTGCAGGCATGTACGCGCCTGTTTAGGACGCAGTGAAATTTCACTCACTAAAGGCTAGTGTGAAACCTTTTTTAAAGTGATTTCTATTTTTTTCAAAGAAAAATTAACTAATTTTTTTAGTAAAATAAAAACCCCTTGTTAAAATAGATTTCCAAACTAGCTCTAACAGTATAGTCTATCATACAAATAGTTTTACACTATCATATAGAAGATCTTAGCTATCTCCAGCGAAAGCTTATAAAACTGTTCCATATAACTTGTACAAGACTGTCCGTCAGATAGAGACCTACTGTTACTACTAGTACTACAATGCAAGCTCAGCTCGTGGAGTCGTTGCAATGCAGACGGCCGTCGGTAGGATGAGGATGATGAATTGAAGACGACACCCGGGACCGGGGAGGGGAAGAAGAAACGGCGGTGGTTACGGAGGCAGCTGTGCTTTGATGTGATGTGGGCCCCACACGCCATGTGAGGCGGGGGTGGGGGCCACGTGGGTGGGGTCGGGCACGTCGACAGGTGGTGAAGCACCGAGGATGACGCCCGCCATGGCTACTATGGCGGTCAGGTCGAGGCCCGAGGGTACGGCTGCGTGCCGACTACGAATGCTCCTGAGGACTCGATCTAAACGGCTGCGAGGAAGCTGCCAACCGGCCAAAAAAAATAATAACGGGGGCGTGAACTTGTTTGGCTACTGTCCTGGTCTGGGGCTCAGAGAGTCAGGCCCAGACAGAGACAGCAGCACCGCCCATCCGCTGTTTACGAGGTTTACTATTTGACACTCGTAGTATATGTACTGGCAACTGATTTTATATTCGAAAATAAAAAACTGTACCGAATTGCTAACGAAAGTTTCTCAAATCAAATATCTGAAATCAGAACCGAACAACTTCAAAAAAAAAACAATATTTATAAGTTTCTGAAGTTAGTGGTGACGAGCTTTTATATATTGTTTTGGGTATTTTTGGAGATGACGTGTTCGTGTCGAGATGGTACTGGCACCGTCACACATGCTATACGGTTTGTGACGTTTTCTCAAGTCACGGAACGGTGACCTATCCTGGGACGATCAATGAAGCTGACATCGGGTGTGGACTCCCTGAGGCCTCGTAATTATCCACTGGTACGTACGGCCCCTCCCTCCCGCCAAGGACTTGGCCGTCGTACGTTCCCCTTCCGCGGATGCGATGCGCAGGTGGTAGTCGACACGCGGGATGGGCACGTCACGGGTCTGGCTCACGACTAATAACGAGCGGCTGCTTCCTTGAACCACGGACGATCCTTCGTTTTCCTATACACGGCCATGCCATGCCTTAGCGCCCACGTGCTACTCTGCTTCTGTCAGACTGTCACCGTGTGGGCCGGGGTGCTCTAGGACTCGAGGCAGATGGTCCATGCTTGGTTGCCAAACAACATCTCCACATGTCAGTGTTAAGAACTCTTTGCTACTTGATAAAGTCCAAAAGCTACTTAACTCACAAACACAGGAGACATAAAGATATAGAAGAAACTGATATTCTTATTCATCTATTCTGTTCTCTGATTGCAATAAATGGTGGTGTCCTCTTCTATATATAGTGCAAAGTTAAGATTTCGGCTAAATCAGCCACATGGGCCTTCGGGGCTCAAACTAGTTTCTTAACACTCCCATTTGGCCCTCTTGCCGCGAGATGCATATGTCCCAAAACTCAATAAAAACTTAGTTGGAAAAATTTGAAGAAAGAGTAAATGGTTCATGCTTACTGTGTTGCATGATTTGTCTCATTAAAAATCTTACGTGAGAAACTTCTACTTAAAACTCACTTAAGGGGAAAAGAGTGCAAATCACTTTTTTCTTCATTTAAACTTAAGACTGTAATTAGGTATTTGAACTTTATGCTCAAAATTCATATTAGGAGTATGCAAATTTCTCCCCCTGAGAACCACACTTCAAGTCCATCCTTTCAATAATGGATGCAATGCTTAAATGAAGATCTACAAGATCCTCTTGTGGCTTATTATGCAAGACTTTAACGTGGTTCATCATATGCCTTCTTGATCATACATTAATGGGATTTTCATACATAGCACATATCCCATCATTACTTATGCAACATAAGCTTCTTTATTTCATAAGTTGGTAGCGGGGATTCCTTAATCCACATTACTTATATTATGGAGTGTTTCTTATTCAAAGTATACATCTTCACAAAATCTTTATGCTAGACTTTGGTTCCCATATGAGTTTGTCACTATTGACACAAAGGTCCACTTTCTGACTTCCATATGACCTTAATGTACAACAAAGGTATTCATATTCACATTTAGGTGCATGTCTTGATCTTCAATGCAAAATTTCTTAGCCCTTTGGATAAATTGGAGGATATACATGATTCATATACGTGGTATTTATTTATACTTTGTGCCATTACCGATCCAACATAATGACACATATAGTGTCTACCTTTCATGTTATCTTCATGGTATATCGACACTATATTTCCTCCCCCTCATCCTTAGGTGCTAATAGATCTAGATATACATAAATGACCGATCAATCAGTGGTATTTTCATTATACACATTTCTATATTGAAACTCTTTCAACATGATAAGGTAGGTTTCGAACATTCATTCAAGTATGCCTCAAGCTATATTCTTAGGCCGAGGCTTGCTCATACTTCAAGTATATTTGctttcttttcatcattctttcaATGCTTATGGCACTATGCTTAATTCTATTTTCCTTTCCTAGGATATGGGCAATAACAATTCCATGCACATATGAATATATAAAGCCCAAATATAGATCCTTTCTATATTTCACCATCCTTGTATTCTACTTCAAGTTGATTTCTGCCAATGAGATATACATTCATACAAAGGAGATAGTGCCCATGATTGGTTGTCATTGTATCCTTACTGCAGtaatgtaatacccaaaaatgtaaataGTGAAAATAGAGAAGAGCTCAAGATTTTGTGATTtatacttatcatcacatgtgaacacctcatttaaaataaataattaaaaaaagacatgtcactaaattgtgcatcatgttggcTTTTAATTGTTTATGCACTTAATAGTAGTCACAACAATATGAATAAAATAATAAACAAATTAGAAATATAAAGACTAACTTGAATATTTGAAAATGAGAGATAATCAagaaggagagaaaagaaaaggagtaTAAAATATAAATGAAAATAAAAGTAAAAATATATTTCTAAAACTGGTATTTTTATGACCTGTGAAATCTGCAAACCAAATTCTGATTCAAATAGTAGGTTAGAGTTTAGAAAAGGAAATTCAAAATAAAAAAAGGAAAATGAGAAAAGGTCTAACCTAAATGGGCTTGCGGCACCTATTCAACCCACCCTGCTCTCCATCTACGTGGCCCATCCAACCTGCGCGCTCCGTGGGTCTGGCAGGCGGGCCCGTGTGGCCTGTCTCTCTTCACCCGAGCGCTAGCGCTGGCATGTGGGTCCGGCCAGTCCGTTGCTTCGCTGCGCCCATGCTCTCTATCGTGTGGGACCGTCGTGTCGGGTCCACCCCCGCCCGATTCGTGCGCTCGTCCGTGCCACTGCAAATTGATTGGTTCTTATTATTTGCGAAAATAATTGAGATTTCTATGATGCAAAGGGAGAAGATACCAGAGCTTCTAAACTTTTTATCCAAACAATAGATTGACGATTCAAGTGTGCTTATTCCAATAGAAtggtgtcggtgtttcggacccggggggtccctggatcgacgagtaaatttgtcgttgcgtgcccctgcctagatgggttggcgcaagatggaacacaagggagaaatgcggctcgtattatctcgcaccaggggggtgtgctcgtagtaggggttacaagcgttcgcgagagagagagagagtgagcctgttcgttagctcgttcccccgctcgaccctctcgcatgaaggccctggacctcccttttatagatgcaaggagagggtccaggtgtacaatggggggtgtagctatgtgctaacgtgtttggcagagaggtgccggagccctatgtacatgccaacgtggctgtcgaagaggtgctagagccctgtgtacgctgtaacatggtcgtcggagaagtgcctgagccctgtagaagcacagatgTCGATGCtgatgggatcctgctgacgtccccttgcttccgtagggggctgagaaccaccgtcgtcatggacgcacgcggggagccatcattacttgtttcctgggtgagccagatgggacgctggtcttgttccctcgtagcctgagctagctaggggtagggtaatgatgtatcccctgtggcgcggctggtccgagcccaaggtcgggcgaggcggaggtttctcctgaggctgaggccggggtcgggcgaggacgcgattcctcccgaggttgtggttgaggctgagccctagggtcgggcgaggtggagacctccttccgaggccgaggttgaggccgagctctGAGTCGGAGAcccccttccgaggccgaggcctaaggtcgagcgaggcggagcttcctgttgcgcccgaggccgaacttggctcttgtcagtctcaccctggtgggtggcacagcagtcggagcggggcgagcggtgctgttttcctgtcaggtcggtcagtgaaagggtgaagccactgcggtcacttcgaccttgtcgactgaggcacgcatgtcagaataaggtgtcaggcgatccctgcattgaatgcgcctgcgatacggtcggctagtgaggcgatttggccaaggttgcttctcgatgaagcctgcccaaggtgggcttcgggcgagccgagggtgcgcccactgcctgaggaggccctcgggcgaggcgtgaattcgtccgggactactgttcccgcccgaggccgggctcgggcgaggcgagattgcgtcccttggtagacgaggccttgacctgaaccgtgcccatcagtctttgcggtttgtgctgatggtggttaccagccgtgtttaggagagttgggggtacccctaattacggtacccgatagtagcccccgagcctcgaagggagtgatggtactcgcttggaggctttgccgcacttttttgtgaggggaccagcctttctcggttatattttgttctggtgggtgcgcgcgatcgcaaccgccgggtgtagccctcgaggcctcggaggagtggtttgactcctctaaggtcttaacgcctttcgtgatgcctcggccggcttggttgttccctcatgcgacctgattatggcccgggtgcatggtcaggtcccGGGTTTctgagctggtttgttgacgctatcaatggtttggccgtagccgggttgcgagagcagcccccgagcctctgcacggagcgagaggacgatcaaggactgtctcgacttttatcatacgccccttcgtcgcctttccgcaaggaggaagggggggaaagcgccatgttgccctcggagggcgccgaacatggtgtttccagtgagttgctaacaggtgatccaagtggacgcccgtgccccgttcgataagggtcggctagtggcccagaggcgcgctccaaaagtacctgcaggtgatttgccgaacccggacccattcgatagggtcagagggctcgatgcctccctctgatgggattccgttacaaaatcgctcatgctggtctcggaaatgtcatagagtacctcgggagcgtagcccgagcctcggccatgtaacggatgtacccagagttatccctcgctctgcgtgctcggcggcggctgtcgaacccttccgaggggccagccttcgaacccctgatcagtaggagggttgggggcccgcttccttcgcggagaaggatcccttttgaaatatcccctttcccggtccctgtagcaagagagagaaaggggaagaggaaaatgatatgaatttaaacggtgtggcgcaccttttttgacgcgatcatcatggcggaggtgaaaggtcgcccgcttcgcctgccaaaggtgtcgcttgccctgctgaggagttaatgcgaccggacgggtggttcgcggggcggctgttgcgcgtgctcgagtcgttcgaggaacgggcgtttcacctttgaatttgaatttcgtggcgagttcgggcgaagttttgaatagatctcgcccgggcctttatatacccagaagaggggccggcggtggttctttactctgccatTTACgctcgccttctgctttggtttccgcaacctaagagaatagccggggaaaagaaaaccgcgcacctcatcccctccgcctccaccaccttcgttcggcgatggctgacaaggtgaccgtcgtcccgccgcgcgacccgtggccttcttCCACCGTCGTCGTGGGGGATCTAGAGGCCCttgtcgccgatggtttgctctGTCCCCTCTCTGGtgggccgcagccggagtggatggtcccgagcgaggccgatccaactccaccaccggggtacgtggtcagctttatccccttccatgagcgggggtttgcagtgccagcgagccgcttcatgcgggcgctcctgcactactatggggtggagctgcataacttcaaccccaactccatcgcgcaagcggCAATCTTCGCGGCAGTTTGCGAGGGtttcttggggattgaccctcactgggatctgtggacccatctcttttctgCGGAGCTCTTCGCCTCGATGACGGAGGCGAagaaggtccgcatggcggtgcgggccgggggctgcaccctccagctgaggccagggcgcatgcagcagtacatccccgccaccctcgtgtcttcgaacaaggggtggcagcgccggtggttttatctccggaacgacgacgggaggctcccgtcgttttctcaacgagtggtgaccgtcgccggcactaactggcgctggggggccacgcgcgagaaacaggagaagctccagcctcttCTGGATGCCTTGTAGAAGTTAAGAGATgacggactcaccgctgcgggggttgttgccgccatccatcgccggagggtgcttcctttggtggagcggcggttgccactttcggagatgaagccgggattgatttggagggctcgcagatgtcctcggcttccctctccgccgacgacctccgcaggcgggtagcgggtatggtagggaggctggatgtcggtgcccttacccagcccgtgatgcgtcccgagcgtgggtacgtgtccctagtgagtgtccgctccttctcctgTTTTGTGCCgagttgcctttgattcttaccgccgggatttccgttcgtctccaggggttgaggttttacaagccctccctgccaccggtcccggagaacGCGGTGGGCCGAGCCACGCGGAGGGTCGCCacggagaagaaaaaggagaagaaggacgcggaaaaggcccaggcccgtgagcggatgcgggctcgggaagccttggagaggcgccgtcggaggcaggagagggacgggctcccgagtgagctgtcgccggagacgcctgacgatgacgatgacgacgatgatgacgaggacgacgacgtggCGGCCcatcttggcctcagcccggatctgaggctaggccaggggtcgtcgagccagcctccaagtgggttGGCGCCATCAGAATATGGGGCCGGGACATCAAGGTCCCGGCCCGAGGagcgggggcaggccgagggggtacttgaccccttggccgaggtagttgaggtgactccggggagttaggccgatccgcctgtcccccaagagcaggcgCCCGTGCCGGCTGCACAGGAAGTTGGTCCTCCGGCTGTCGTGACGATGCCTGGGCGGGCCGCCCCTTtggcgcctcgggcgcccgaggtggaggcggcgccGGAGTCGGCAGCGGGGCTaccctcggcagcgcctgcgagggccgaggggcctccccgcaagcACGATTGGCCctggtccggagcgggtaagtatccgaGGATACCTCTGCTTTGGTTTTTTTCCTCCGTGTGTCTTGATATTGTCTTCTCTCcttctttcagcaagcggaggcagaGCTCGACTTGTCTGGCCcccaggaaggcccttaagatggGGCTGGCCTCTGCAGCCGGTACCGCGGCGCACCaggccggttggctggcctccgcacaaagagccctcgagcggggggcccaggcggcacgagttgccatggggcaagtcCCCCGGGCTGACCTCTCTGTCGGGGCGGCCATCGTGTCGGAGGAGACTGCTGATGCGGCCGTGGCCCCAAGCCCGCCTGACCTGTTGCTGGCGCCGGCGTCGACTCCCGCCGGGGCCGTCGCTGATTCGCCAGCGGAGCCGCCTGTCGCTTCCAATGTCGGGATAGTTGAGGAGCCACCGCTCGTGgtcatccccgacctccccgttctTGGCCACGAGGAGAGGGCGACCGTCGT
This portion of the Zea mays cultivar B73 chromosome 2, Zm-B73-REFERENCE-NAM-5.0, whole genome shotgun sequence genome encodes:
- the LOC100285326 gene encoding Heavy metal-associated isoprenylated plant protein 27 gives rise to the protein MGIVDVVSEFCSLPRTRRHLKKRKQFQTVEMKVRIDCEGCERKVKKAVEGMKGVSSVEVAAKQNKVTVTGYVDAAKVMRRVAYKTGKRVEPWPYVPYEMVQHPYAPGAYDKKAPAGYVRNVVADPTAAPLARASSTEVRYTAAFSDENPNACSVM